One genomic window of Micrococcus flavus includes the following:
- a CDS encoding 3-oxoacyl-ACP reductase translates to MPSTDPYGDLVRSPLGSRLTGALGLPRPAQLRRHEADTPDITGTVLVLGEGAGAEQARTLVAAVGAHPVGEPPAEGGLTGVVACFDAVAHPGELSATALALGGALRALGPSAHVVTVARDPEQAEAPAERAARAGVIGLTRSLAHEMRRGGTANALLLQDGAALSDAGPAGALAFLLSARSAFVSGQPLPAGPGTPATASASPGATAPLAGRVAVVTGAARGIGAAILRTLARDGATVIGVDLPAAGEDLMRLVNEVGGTALALDITAPDAGRRLLEHARTRHGRLDVVVHNAGITKDRMLANMDAARWDAVLAVNTASQLAINEVLLAEDARDTVAADLRIVGLASISGIAGNRGQTNYAASKAGVMGLTAATAPVLAARGGGITAVAPGFIETEMTARIPLLTRELGRRLSSLQQGGRPEDVAEAVAFLASPAASGVNGTTLRVCGQAMMGA, encoded by the coding sequence ATGCCCTCCACCGATCCCTACGGCGACCTCGTCCGCAGCCCCCTGGGCAGCCGGCTCACCGGCGCCCTCGGCCTGCCCCGTCCCGCGCAGCTGCGCCGTCACGAGGCGGACACGCCGGACATCACCGGCACTGTGCTCGTCCTCGGTGAGGGAGCCGGCGCTGAGCAGGCCCGCACTCTCGTGGCCGCCGTCGGCGCGCACCCCGTGGGCGAGCCGCCCGCCGAGGGCGGCCTGACCGGCGTCGTGGCGTGCTTCGACGCCGTGGCGCACCCGGGCGAGCTCTCCGCCACCGCCCTGGCGCTCGGCGGCGCGCTGCGCGCCCTGGGCCCCAGCGCGCACGTGGTGACCGTGGCGCGGGACCCCGAGCAGGCCGAGGCGCCGGCCGAGCGGGCCGCCCGCGCGGGCGTGATCGGGCTGACCCGGTCCCTGGCGCACGAGATGCGCCGCGGCGGCACGGCCAACGCCCTGCTGCTGCAGGACGGGGCCGCGCTCTCGGACGCCGGCCCCGCCGGGGCCCTGGCGTTCCTGCTCTCCGCGCGCTCGGCGTTCGTCTCCGGCCAGCCGCTGCCGGCCGGCCCGGGCACCCCGGCGACGGCGTCGGCGTCCCCGGGGGCCACCGCCCCGCTGGCGGGGCGGGTCGCCGTCGTCACGGGCGCGGCCCGGGGCATCGGCGCGGCCATCCTGCGCACCCTGGCCCGGGACGGGGCCACCGTGATCGGGGTGGACCTGCCCGCGGCGGGCGAGGACCTGATGCGGCTGGTCAACGAGGTCGGCGGCACGGCGCTGGCGCTGGACATCACCGCCCCGGACGCCGGCCGGCGCCTGCTCGAGCACGCCCGGACCCGGCACGGCCGCCTGGACGTGGTGGTGCACAACGCCGGCATCACCAAGGACCGCATGCTGGCCAACATGGACGCCGCCCGGTGGGACGCCGTCCTGGCGGTCAACACCGCCTCCCAGCTGGCGATCAACGAGGTCCTGCTCGCCGAGGACGCCCGCGACACCGTGGCCGCGGACCTGCGGATCGTGGGCCTGGCGTCCATCTCCGGGATCGCCGGCAACCGCGGCCAGACCAACTACGCCGCGTCCAAGGCCGGCGTCATGGGCCTCACCGCCGCCACCGCGCCGGTGCTCGCCGCGCGCGGCGGCGGCATCACGGCGGTGGCGCCCGGGTTCATCGAGACCGAGATGACCGCCCGGATCCCGCTGCTCACCCGCGAGCTGGGTCGGCGGCTGAGCTCCCTGCAGCAGGGCGGGCGCCCGGAGGACGTGGCCGAGGCCGTGGCGTTCCTCGCCTCGCCCGCCGCCTCCGGCGTCAACGGCACCACGCTGCGCGTGTGCGGCCAGGCGATGATGGGGGCATGA
- a CDS encoding acetyl-CoA C-acetyltransferase: MSTDPRTPASERPALAGGTLRPAVVVGSNRIPFARAHTAYREVSNQEMLTAALDGLVARLGLQGERLGQVTAGAVLKHPRDFNLTRECVLGSALSSETPAADAQVACATGMEAIGTLADKIRLGRIDSAIGGGVDSISDSPVTYTDGARRVLFDLNAAKTLKDRVRAVSRLRPGHLVPQPSGAGEPRTGLSMGDHQALTTHEWGITRQAQDELAATSHQRLAAAYDAGVMDDLVTPFRGLTRDNNLRPDSSVEKLAKLKPAFGRHLGDEATMTAGNSTPLTDGASAVLLSSEGWAADRGLPVLAEVVDVENAAVDFVDGRDGLLMAPVYAVPRLLDRHGLTLQDLDFVEIHEAFAGTVLATLAAWEDASFCRERLGLPGALGTVDRAKLNVHGSSLAAGHPFAATGGRIVGLLSKTLHEAGEGSLGLVSVCAAGGQGIVALLRGR; encoded by the coding sequence ATGAGCACCGATCCCCGCACCCCCGCCTCCGAGCGTCCCGCCCTTGCCGGCGGCACGCTGCGCCCCGCCGTCGTGGTGGGCTCCAACCGCATCCCCTTCGCCCGCGCGCACACCGCGTACCGCGAGGTGTCCAACCAGGAGATGCTGACGGCGGCGCTCGACGGACTCGTCGCCCGTCTCGGCCTGCAGGGGGAGCGCCTGGGGCAGGTGACCGCCGGCGCCGTGCTCAAGCACCCGCGCGACTTCAACCTGACCCGGGAGTGCGTGCTCGGCTCCGCCCTCTCCAGCGAGACGCCGGCCGCCGACGCGCAGGTCGCGTGCGCCACCGGCATGGAGGCCATCGGGACCCTCGCGGACAAGATCCGGCTGGGTCGGATCGACTCCGCGATCGGGGGCGGGGTGGACTCCATCTCCGACTCCCCGGTGACCTACACCGACGGCGCCCGCCGGGTCCTGTTCGACCTCAACGCCGCCAAGACCCTCAAGGACCGCGTCCGTGCCGTCTCCCGGCTGCGCCCGGGCCACCTGGTGCCCCAGCCCTCCGGCGCCGGCGAGCCCCGCACGGGCCTGTCCATGGGCGACCACCAGGCCCTCACCACCCACGAGTGGGGCATCACCCGCCAGGCCCAGGACGAGCTGGCCGCCACCAGCCACCAGCGCCTCGCCGCGGCCTACGACGCCGGCGTCATGGACGACCTCGTCACCCCGTTCCGCGGCCTGACCCGGGACAACAACCTGCGCCCCGACTCCTCGGTGGAGAAGCTGGCGAAACTCAAGCCCGCCTTCGGCCGGCACCTCGGCGACGAGGCCACCATGACCGCGGGCAACTCCACCCCCCTCACCGACGGCGCCTCCGCCGTGCTGCTCTCCTCGGAGGGCTGGGCGGCCGACCGCGGCCTGCCCGTGCTCGCCGAGGTGGTGGACGTGGAGAACGCCGCCGTGGACTTCGTGGACGGCCGCGACGGCCTGCTCATGGCGCCGGTGTACGCCGTGCCGCGCCTGCTGGACCGCCACGGCCTGACGCTGCAGGACCTCGACTTCGTCGAGATCCACGAGGCGTTCGCCGGCACCGTCCTGGCCACCCTGGCTGCGTGGGAGGACGCCTCCTTCTGCCGCGAGCGCCTCGGACTGCCCGGCGCGCTGGGCACCGTGGACCGCGCGAAGCTCAACGTGCACGGCTCCTCGTTGGCGGCCGGCCACCCGTTCGCCGCCACCGGAGGCCGGATCGTCGGGCTCCTCTCCAAGACCCTCCACGAGGCGGGCGAGGGCTCGCTCGGCCTGGTCTCGGTGTGCGCCGCCGGCGGCCAGGGCATCGTCGCCCTGCTGCGCGGGCGCTGA
- a CDS encoding acyl-CoA dehydrogenase family protein, translating to MTTTRPDTDEVLATAPTADTLPTDVAQIAPEHPTPGTLDAGALHAALLGRWAESRHRVRELIRDPRLHRDPLLGMDEHRERVLGQLRILVEEGTVHRAFPAEFGGADDHGGNVAAFADLVFADPSLQIKAGVQWGLFSSAILHLGTEEHHRAWLPGAMDLSVPGAFAMTEIGHGSDVSSIATTATYDPDTQEFVIHTPFKAAWKDYLGNAALHGRAATVFAQLITGGVNHGVHCFYVPIRDEEGRFLPGVGGEDDGLKGGLNGIDNGRLHFTQVRVPRTNLLNRYGDVAADGTYSSPIASPGRRFFTMLGTLVQGRVSLAQSATGASFLGLHGAIAYAEQRRQFTATDDEREELLLDYQNHQRRLIDRLARTYADQFSANELLEKFDHVFSGADATDEDRQELETLAAAIKPLTTWHALDTLQECREATGGMGFMARNRLTQMRADLDIYVTFEGDNNVLLQLVGKRLLTDYSREFGRLNVGAVSRYVAAEAADALQRVGLHKAVQSVQDRGDERRSANWFKDPEVQRSLLEDRVRTRVADIADTLSGVRGKARAEQAAAFNTRQHELIEVARQHGELLQWEAFTRAVEGLGEGQTRTVLTWLRDLFALRLIEEDLGWLVAHGRVSSQRARSLRGYVNRLAERLRPFALELTQAYGLRPEHLRMEIATDAERVRQDEAAAHCAALRASGEAPVEEKVLRDRQKAARR from the coding sequence ATGACCACCACCCGACCCGACACCGACGAGGTCCTCGCGACCGCCCCGACGGCCGACACCCTGCCCACCGACGTCGCGCAGATCGCCCCCGAGCACCCCACCCCCGGCACCCTGGACGCCGGCGCGCTGCACGCCGCCCTGCTCGGCCGCTGGGCCGAGTCCCGCCACCGGGTCCGCGAGCTGATCCGCGACCCCCGCCTGCACCGCGATCCCCTGCTGGGCATGGACGAGCACCGGGAGCGGGTCCTCGGCCAGCTGCGCATCCTCGTGGAGGAGGGCACCGTCCACCGCGCCTTCCCCGCCGAGTTCGGCGGCGCCGACGACCACGGCGGCAACGTGGCGGCCTTCGCCGACCTGGTCTTCGCCGACCCCTCCCTCCAGATCAAGGCCGGCGTGCAGTGGGGGCTGTTCTCCTCCGCCATCCTCCATCTGGGCACCGAGGAGCACCACCGTGCGTGGCTGCCCGGCGCCATGGACCTGTCCGTGCCCGGCGCGTTCGCCATGACGGAGATCGGCCACGGCTCGGACGTGTCCTCCATCGCGACGACAGCCACGTACGACCCGGACACGCAGGAGTTCGTCATCCACACGCCGTTCAAGGCCGCGTGGAAGGACTACCTCGGCAATGCCGCCCTGCACGGCCGCGCCGCCACCGTGTTCGCCCAGCTGATCACCGGCGGCGTGAACCACGGCGTGCACTGCTTCTACGTCCCCATCCGTGACGAGGAGGGCCGCTTCCTGCCCGGCGTCGGCGGCGAGGACGACGGCCTCAAGGGCGGGCTCAACGGCATCGACAACGGCCGCCTGCACTTCACGCAGGTGCGCGTCCCCCGCACGAACCTGCTGAACCGCTACGGCGACGTCGCCGCGGACGGCACGTACTCCTCCCCGATCGCCTCCCCCGGCCGGCGCTTCTTCACCATGCTCGGCACCCTCGTGCAGGGCCGCGTCTCCCTGGCCCAGTCGGCCACCGGCGCCTCCTTCCTGGGCCTGCACGGGGCGATCGCGTACGCCGAGCAGCGCCGCCAGTTCACCGCCACCGACGACGAGCGCGAGGAGCTGCTGCTGGACTACCAGAACCACCAGCGCCGGCTCATCGACCGCCTGGCCCGCACCTACGCGGACCAGTTCTCCGCCAACGAGCTGCTCGAGAAGTTCGACCACGTCTTCTCCGGCGCGGACGCCACCGACGAGGACCGCCAGGAGCTGGAGACCCTCGCCGCGGCCATCAAGCCCCTCACCACGTGGCATGCCCTGGACACGCTCCAGGAGTGCCGCGAGGCCACGGGCGGCATGGGCTTCATGGCGCGCAACCGGCTCACCCAGATGCGCGCGGACCTGGACATCTACGTGACCTTCGAGGGTGACAACAACGTGCTGCTGCAGCTCGTGGGCAAGCGGCTGCTGACCGACTACTCCCGCGAGTTCGGCCGGCTCAACGTGGGCGCCGTCTCCCGGTACGTGGCGGCCGAGGCGGCGGACGCCCTCCAGCGGGTCGGGCTGCACAAGGCCGTGCAGTCCGTGCAGGACCGCGGGGACGAGCGCCGCTCCGCCAACTGGTTCAAGGACCCCGAGGTGCAGCGCTCCCTGCTGGAGGACCGCGTCCGCACCCGGGTGGCGGACATCGCCGACACGCTGTCCGGCGTGCGCGGGAAGGCGCGGGCCGAGCAGGCCGCGGCGTTCAACACCCGCCAGCACGAGCTCATCGAGGTGGCCCGCCAGCATGGCGAGCTGCTGCAGTGGGAGGCCTTCACGCGCGCGGTGGAGGGTCTCGGCGAGGGTCAGACCCGCACCGTCCTGACCTGGCTGCGCGACCTCTTCGCCCTGCGTCTGATCGAGGAGGACCTCGGCTGGCTGGTGGCCCACGGCCGCGTCTCCAGCCAGCGCGCGCGCTCGCTGCGCGGGTACGTCAACCGCCTGGCCGAGCGCCTGCGCCCCTTCGCCCTCGAGCTGACGCAGGCCTACGGGCTCCGGCCGGAGCACCTCCGCATGGAGATCGCCACCGACGCCGAGCGCGTGCGCCAGGACGAGGCGGCCGCCCACTGCGCGGCCCTGCGCGCCTCGGGCGAGGCCCCGGTGGAGGAGAAGGTCCTGCGGGACCGTCAGAAGGCCGCGCGGCGCTGA
- the malQ gene encoding 4-alpha-glucanotransferase yields MAENARTLLHRLARAHGVQTRYTGQDGSEQSVGDETLIRVLAALGVDVDPQGVAGLTTALEDAELAPWRRVLPPTVAVRRGHRATVPVHVAPGTEVTAVVRLEDGGECGLSTTTPLGQPRLVDGQERVRLDLEIPDDLPLGWHRIEVCSGGGSTHTATLICAPNRLTTVAPFLARRGWGVAAQGYSVTSEGSWGVGDVVDAAAVAEHAADHGADFVLLHPLHAIEPGPHPTDSPYSPVSRRFLSALLIRVTEIPEFAALPAHEQAELRAAGARAQEALLESGRVDRSAAAAALWPALRRVWQAPRTPEREADYAAFRRRQGTGLDDFALWSVLRLDAQAADPSSAAPHPQDPDRVPGGPEAERVRAERADDVDFHRWVQWVADGQLAAAQDRARAAGMRLGVMLDLAVGATRGSADAWMLGDVLVPGMSVGAPPEVFNQLGQDWSQHPWHPVRLAETGYAAFRDMVRTVIAHAGGLRMDHVLGLFRLWWIPEGMGAPEGAYVEYDHEVLLAVLTLEAERAGVVVIGEDLGTFEPWVQRRLAEAGILGTSILWFEQEDGAPTPPERYRRLCLAAVNTHDLPPTAGYLEGVHLDLRERLGLYTVDVAQERRRSAAEVEAFLDAARDRGLMAATGPDGAETREDQVVGLHRLLAQAPSALHCVSLVDAVGERRIQNQPGTLQEQYPNWTVPLGDPEGRTLTVEDLPRTPSVTRLYDAVEAELRAAVPVGVVVSLHTFPLAQPGRGDAGGMNVYVRQSARALARRGLRMLLLTRAEEPVDGARVTEVPAEDGAPAVTVVELAAGPAAPVAKEELAGHRDAFTAAARAWLSSGAVPGGPLLGDDGGAGDRARRVAFVHGHYWLSAATAQALAEELAAPLLQTMHTTGAVKVAEDEGHAEPRERLETEAALVHAADLLVVNSPAEARELHDVFDVDRRRLRVLPPGVDLEVFTPEGPAAWPGPDVHGGEDGPDARPLRVLFAGRVQRHKGPHLLVKALAELRERAAGGDPGVRVHVNGEASGPATLDVTALAAELGVSDLVSVSAPVPPALLAEQMRGADAVALPSASETYGLVAVEAQACGTPVLAHRVGGLVHAVHHGGSGVLVHPNTAEAWADALERVRDDRAAWAAMAPAAVRHARGHAWDVWAEGLLEALRELPRG; encoded by the coding sequence ATGGCGGAGAACGCACGCACGCTCCTGCATCGGCTGGCCCGCGCGCACGGAGTGCAGACCCGGTACACGGGTCAGGACGGCTCGGAGCAGTCGGTCGGGGACGAGACGCTCATCCGCGTGCTGGCCGCGCTCGGCGTGGACGTCGACCCGCAGGGGGTGGCCGGCCTCACGACCGCTCTCGAGGACGCCGAGCTCGCCCCGTGGCGCCGCGTGCTGCCGCCCACCGTGGCCGTCCGCCGCGGCCACCGCGCCACCGTCCCGGTCCACGTCGCGCCCGGGACGGAGGTCACCGCGGTGGTCCGCCTGGAGGACGGCGGCGAGTGTGGGCTGTCGACGACGACCCCCCTCGGACAGCCCCGGCTGGTGGACGGCCAGGAACGCGTGCGCCTCGACCTGGAGATCCCGGACGACCTGCCGCTGGGCTGGCATCGGATCGAGGTCTGCAGCGGCGGCGGCTCCACCCACACCGCCACGCTGATCTGCGCCCCGAACCGCCTCACCACGGTGGCCCCCTTCCTCGCCCGCCGCGGCTGGGGCGTGGCCGCGCAGGGCTACTCCGTGACCTCCGAGGGCTCCTGGGGCGTGGGCGACGTGGTCGACGCCGCCGCCGTGGCGGAGCACGCGGCCGACCACGGGGCGGACTTCGTCCTGCTGCACCCCCTGCACGCGATCGAGCCGGGCCCGCATCCCACGGACTCGCCCTACTCCCCCGTGTCCCGGCGGTTCCTCTCCGCCCTGCTGATCCGGGTGACCGAGATCCCCGAGTTCGCCGCCCTGCCCGCACACGAGCAGGCGGAGCTGCGCGCCGCCGGCGCCCGCGCCCAGGAGGCCTTGCTCGAGAGCGGCCGCGTGGACCGCTCCGCCGCCGCGGCCGCGCTGTGGCCGGCCCTGCGCCGCGTGTGGCAGGCGCCCCGCACCCCGGAGCGGGAGGCCGACTACGCGGCGTTCCGCCGACGGCAGGGCACGGGACTGGACGACTTCGCCCTGTGGTCCGTCCTGCGGCTCGACGCGCAGGCCGCCGACCCCTCCTCCGCCGCCCCGCACCCGCAGGACCCGGACCGGGTCCCCGGCGGTCCCGAGGCCGAGCGCGTCCGCGCCGAACGGGCCGACGACGTCGACTTCCACCGATGGGTGCAGTGGGTCGCCGACGGGCAGCTGGCCGCCGCCCAGGACCGGGCCCGCGCGGCGGGGATGCGCCTGGGCGTCATGCTCGACCTGGCGGTGGGCGCGACGCGCGGGTCGGCCGACGCGTGGATGCTCGGCGACGTGCTCGTGCCCGGCATGTCCGTGGGGGCCCCGCCCGAGGTGTTCAACCAGCTGGGTCAGGACTGGTCCCAGCACCCCTGGCACCCGGTCCGTCTGGCCGAGACCGGCTACGCGGCGTTCCGGGACATGGTCCGCACCGTGATCGCCCACGCGGGCGGACTGCGCATGGACCACGTCCTCGGCCTGTTCCGCCTGTGGTGGATCCCGGAGGGCATGGGCGCGCCCGAGGGCGCGTACGTGGAGTACGACCACGAGGTCCTGCTGGCGGTGCTGACCCTCGAGGCCGAGCGGGCCGGCGTCGTGGTGATCGGCGAAGACCTCGGCACGTTCGAGCCGTGGGTGCAGCGCCGCCTGGCCGAGGCCGGGATCCTGGGCACCTCCATCCTGTGGTTCGAGCAGGAGGACGGGGCCCCCACGCCTCCGGAGCGCTACCGCCGCCTGTGCCTGGCCGCCGTGAACACCCACGACCTGCCGCCCACGGCCGGGTACCTCGAGGGCGTGCACCTCGACCTGCGCGAGCGGCTGGGGCTCTACACGGTGGATGTGGCGCAGGAGCGGAGGCGCTCCGCGGCCGAGGTGGAGGCCTTCCTGGACGCGGCGCGGGACCGGGGGCTGATGGCGGCCACCGGTCCGGACGGCGCGGAGACCCGCGAGGACCAGGTGGTGGGGCTGCACCGTCTGCTGGCGCAGGCCCCCTCCGCGCTGCACTGCGTGTCCCTCGTGGACGCGGTGGGCGAGCGGCGCATCCAGAACCAGCCCGGCACCCTGCAGGAGCAGTATCCGAACTGGACGGTCCCGCTGGGCGACCCCGAGGGGCGCACGCTCACCGTCGAGGACCTGCCGCGCACCCCGTCCGTGACGCGTCTCTACGACGCCGTGGAGGCGGAGCTGCGCGCGGCCGTGCCGGTCGGCGTGGTGGTGTCCCTGCACACCTTCCCGCTCGCCCAGCCCGGGCGCGGGGACGCCGGCGGCATGAACGTGTACGTGCGCCAGTCGGCCCGTGCCCTGGCCCGCCGCGGCCTGCGCATGCTCCTGCTGACCCGGGCGGAGGAGCCGGTGGACGGCGCCCGCGTCACCGAGGTGCCCGCCGAGGACGGAGCCCCTGCGGTCACCGTGGTGGAGCTCGCCGCCGGTCCCGCCGCGCCGGTCGCCAAGGAGGAGCTCGCCGGCCACCGTGACGCGTTCACCGCGGCTGCCCGCGCCTGGCTGTCCTCGGGCGCCGTCCCCGGCGGACCCCTGCTGGGCGACGACGGCGGGGCCGGCGACCGGGCGCGCCGGGTGGCCTTCGTCCACGGGCACTACTGGCTGTCCGCGGCCACGGCCCAGGCCCTCGCCGAGGAGCTCGCCGCGCCGCTGCTGCAGACCATGCACACGACGGGCGCCGTCAAGGTCGCCGAGGACGAGGGACACGCCGAGCCGCGCGAACGCCTCGAGACCGAGGCCGCGCTCGTGCACGCGGCCGACCTCCTGGTGGTGAACTCCCCCGCCGAGGCGCGCGAGCTGCACGACGTGTTCGACGTGGACCGCCGGCGGCTGCGCGTGCTGCCCCCCGGCGTCGACCTCGAGGTGTTCACCCCGGAGGGTCCCGCGGCCTGGCCGGGGCCGGACGTCCACGGCGGGGAGGACGGCCCGGACGCACGCCCGCTGCGCGTCCTGTTCGCCGGTCGCGTCCAGCGGCACAAGGGCCCGCACCTGCTGGTCAAGGCGCTCGCCGAGCTGCGCGAGCGGGCCGCGGGCGGGGACCCCGGCGTGCGCGTGCACGTCAACGGGGAGGCCTCGGGCCCCGCGACGCTGGACGTGACCGCCCTGGCCGCCGAGCTCGGCGTGTCCGACCTGGTCAGCGTGTCCGCGCCCGTTCCGCCGGCACTGCTGGCAGAGCAGATGCGGGGCGCCGACGCCGTGGCCCTGCCCAGCGCCTCGGAGACCTACGGCCTCGTGGCGGTGGAGGCGCAGGCGTGCGGCACCCCGGTCCTCGCCCACCGCGTGGGCGGGCTGGTGCACGCCGTCCATCACGGCGGCTCCGGCGTGCTCGTGCACCCGAACACCGCCGAGGCGTGGGCGGACGCGCTCGAGCGCGTCCGCGACGACCGCGCGGCCTGGGCCGCGATGGCCCCGGCGGCGGTCCGCCACGCCCGCGGCCATGCGTGGGACGTCTGGGCGGAGGGCCTGCTGGAGGCGCTCCGGGAGCTGCCGCGCGGCTGA
- a CDS encoding MaoC/PaaZ C-terminal domain-containing protein, protein MSMQTRTLDTMPALAPLYARAAAQAGRDALSRRSRPAELPGTRLVVGDHGIGEDALRRWREGVGPVDPDALPSVLVHTQVFGVAMELMADPEFPLPLPGMVHLTNAVTHRRPVAAGRPLTVTAEAVGLVPHHAGTAVDLLVQVREADAADEAAPAWEGVSRYLARGVHVSPLRPERAARDEWTAPVPTAQWTLGGGAGRSYARVSGDWNPIHLSGPTAKAFGQRGAIAHGMLLAARMLQRREPAEAGFRWEIGFEAPVVLPARVAVRYAEEAGGVTRVTGWDPRRGRRHFTGSMSPIGG, encoded by the coding sequence ATGAGCATGCAGACCCGCACCCTGGACACGATGCCCGCGCTGGCCCCGCTGTACGCCCGCGCCGCCGCCCAGGCCGGCCGCGACGCCCTGTCCCGCCGGTCCCGGCCCGCCGAGCTGCCCGGCACCCGCCTGGTGGTGGGCGACCACGGAATCGGTGAGGACGCGCTGCGGCGGTGGCGCGAGGGCGTCGGCCCCGTGGACCCGGACGCGCTGCCCTCCGTGCTGGTGCATACCCAGGTGTTCGGCGTCGCCATGGAGCTCATGGCGGATCCGGAGTTCCCCCTGCCCCTGCCGGGCATGGTGCACCTGACCAACGCGGTGACGCACCGCCGCCCCGTGGCCGCCGGGCGCCCGCTGACCGTGACCGCCGAGGCGGTGGGCCTGGTCCCGCACCACGCGGGCACCGCGGTGGACCTGCTGGTCCAGGTGCGGGAGGCGGATGCGGCCGACGAGGCAGCCCCGGCCTGGGAGGGCGTCTCCCGGTACCTCGCCCGCGGCGTGCACGTGTCCCCGCTGCGCCCGGAGCGGGCCGCCCGGGACGAGTGGACCGCTCCGGTCCCGACCGCCCAGTGGACCCTCGGCGGCGGGGCCGGCCGGTCCTACGCGCGCGTCTCGGGAGACTGGAACCCGATCCACCTCTCCGGCCCCACGGCCAAGGCGTTCGGCCAGCGCGGGGCGATCGCCCACGGGATGCTGCTGGCGGCCCGCATGCTTCAGCGCCGGGAGCCGGCCGAGGCCGGGTTCCGGTGGGAGATCGGGTTCGAGGCGCCCGTGGTCCTGCCGGCACGGGTGGCCGTCCGCTACGCCGAGGAGGCCGGGGGCGTCACCCGGGTCACGGGGTGGGACCCCCGCCGCGGCCGGCGGCACTTCACCGGCTCGATGTCGCCGATCGGCGGCTGA
- a CDS encoding TetR/AcrR family transcriptional regulator yields the protein MNQDTVGTGARDGRSARWDRHRTRRRRELVRVAREAVHALGPGASMEEIAAHAGTSKSVFYRYFGDRAGLRRAVAERVTEHVEQRLREAADTSPDGASALHRMVAECLAVAASSPAVYAFAITESEQDAGGAPVLGPFFERVSRVLADGLARALPDADASPSSPLSLWPRGAVGLVRAAVEAWLGAPADARPDLDETADAVTRWLLHGLMTSAPTSPTAEEH from the coding sequence GTGAACCAGGACACAGTCGGCACCGGGGCCCGCGACGGCCGCAGCGCGCGATGGGACCGGCACCGCACCCGTCGACGCCGCGAGCTGGTCCGCGTCGCCCGCGAGGCGGTGCACGCGCTCGGCCCGGGCGCCTCCATGGAGGAGATCGCCGCCCACGCCGGCACGTCGAAGTCCGTCTTCTACCGGTACTTCGGCGACCGCGCCGGCCTGCGCCGTGCGGTCGCCGAGCGCGTCACCGAGCACGTCGAGCAGCGCCTGCGGGAGGCGGCGGACACCTCCCCGGACGGCGCCTCAGCGCTGCACCGCATGGTGGCCGAGTGCCTCGCCGTGGCCGCCTCCTCCCCCGCCGTGTACGCGTTCGCCATCACGGAGTCGGAGCAGGACGCCGGCGGCGCCCCCGTGCTCGGCCCGTTCTTCGAGCGCGTGTCCCGGGTCCTCGCCGACGGCCTCGCCCGGGCCCTGCCCGACGCGGACGCGAGCCCGTCCTCGCCGCTGTCCCTCTGGCCGCGCGGCGCCGTCGGCCTGGTCCGCGCCGCCGTCGAGGCCTGGCTGGGCGCCCCGGCGGACGCCCGGCCGGACCTGGACGAGACCGCCGACGCCGTCACCCGATGGCTGCTGCACGGCCTGATGACCTCCGCCCCCACCTCCCCGACCGCTGAGGAGCACTGA